The Coriobacteriia bacterium genome contains the following window.
ACACCGCGGCGTGAGCCACCACGCCGGCAACCTCTCCATAAGGCAGACGGCCGAGGTAGACGACGCGTCCCGGCATCTCGGCGACGGCCGATTCGACTTCCGGGCGCAGCGCACCGTCGCCGACGAAGACGAGAGGCAGCTGCTGCGGCCACGAGGGTAACTTGACGGCCTCGAGGAGGGTCGCGATGCCTTGCCACGCCGGGAACTGCCCGAAGAAGACGGCGAATCGGTCCGGCAATCCGGCCCGCTTAGATGCGTCAGGAGTGAACACGTCGACATTGGCTCCGTTGCCTATCGTCACGACGCGGTCATGGCCGGCCTCGCGCTTCAGCCACTCGGTCAGCCCGCTTGCGACCGAAACTATCGCTGAGGCGTGGCGATACTGCCAACGCTGCATCGCGTCGAACATGACCCGCCCGACTCTCAAGCCCGGATAGGCGATGAACAGGTCTTCGTAGGGGCCATTGCACTCCTGAACGATCGGCACACCAGCGTGGGCTGCCCTGTACGCAGTCGGTAGCGCAATCTGGTGAGCGCGGACGTAAATCGCGTCGTAGTCCCGTAGACGCCGAGCAAGGCGCTGTTGCACCCGCCTCATCTCCAGGAGTCTGCCCACGCCGCCCGGCGCTCCGGTCGCGGGATACTCGGGGAAGTAACGATCGACGGTCCAGCCGAGCCTCTCCCACCCCTTGATGACCTCGGTGACCGCCGCCCATGTGTCCTGCCCGTCAACCACGGCCTGCAGACTCAGGTATGCGATGCGACGGCCGGGTTCGCGGCGGGCCACGGCCGTCGGATCAGGCGACTGACCAGGTCGTGTAGGAAGAAGGTTGTCGCTCACGACACGCCGCCATCTGCGTGAGGCGCGACCCCGGGCCGGTCAGCGAGCACTCTGCTCTTGGCCTCGTCGAGGATTCCAGCGAGCCTTCGCGCGAAGTCATGAATCGTGTAAGCCGACACACGTGCGTGGCCACGCGCGATGAGTTCGGTTCGAAGCGACTCGCTCGACACGATGCGGCGGATGCCCTCGGCGATCGACTGGGCCGACGACGGGTCCACGAGGACGGCGGCGTCTCCCGCCTGCTCGCGAACTCCCCGGATGTCGGACGTGATCACCGGACAGCCCAAGCGCCACGCCTCCAAGATGGGGATGTTCGTGGGCCCAAAGAACGTCGGCATCACGAGGGCCGTGGCTTGGGCGTAGAGGGCAGACATGTCGTCGTCTCCCACATAGCCGAGGTATCGCACGAGGTCGTCCACGCCGAGTTCGCGAGCCGTCTGCATCACTGTCGCGAAAGTCTCGGCTCTCAGCGCGCTCTCGCCTCTCGAGCCAACGAGCACGAGCGGAAGCCGTAGACCCTCGCGGGCCAACAACCCGAGCGCCTCGACGATCCGCTTGTGGTTCTTGTGTGGCCAGAACTGGGCCGGGTAGAAGAGGTACATCTCGGGCAGGTCTTGGGCGACACGAACACGCCGGAGCTCCACTTCGGGAACCACAGCGGCAACGTAGTGTGCCGGCACGAATGGAAGCGGACGCACGGCATCCTCGGCGATTCCGAGCTCGCTGTAGCAGCTCAAGACATCTTCTCGGCCGACCTCCGAGTCGACCACCACCAGAGTCGCGTTAGCGATGGAGTTGCGCATGCGCTCCTCGCGTCGCTCCCACTCCGCCCGGTCGGCGAACTCCGGCAGCTGAGGCTGGAGCTTGTGCTGGAGATCGTGGACCACGACGACGTAGGGAACGCCTGTGCGGTACGAAATGTCGTTCTCGATCGTAAAGAAGAGCAGGTCGAGCCCGAAGGGACCGAACCATTCGCGCCACGTGGTGTCCTCAGTAGAATCGCGACGTCGGCGTGCTAGCAGTTTCGAGCGAATGGGCGAGGCCAGACCCGCAAGCCTCGAGCGAACGCTGGTCGGGAGTCGCGTCCACATCCGACCAAGCCACGTGGATGACTCCGGCATCTCGACCATCTGAAACGGCGAGGCCGAGATCTCACTTGGCGGCTTGTGGTTCTTCGGGATGAAGAGCAGGAACTCGTCGCCCGAGTTCACTTCCGCCAGCGCATCCAAGAGAGTCACAGAGTACTGATAGACGCCGCCCCACGACCGGTTCAAAACCGGAACAATGCCGATCCTCATTGCGTCTCCTGGCACACGACGCCGAGAACGCGGATGCTGGACTTGCGCCGCCGGCGTGGTTCCGGTGTAGGCCTAGCGCTCACAAGCCCTCCGTGATCGTTAGTTGGTCTTCAGAGGCGAGACAAATCGGCAGCCCGAATCGAACTTCCTCCCCGGCGCGCACTTCGATACCCTAGGCTGTCGGCTGATGAGCCGCAAGTGTCCTCGACGTGCGACACATGGAAGGTCGAAAACCATCCAACCTCCGACGAATTCGGACGGCAATACGCTCTCGCCGAGGCTTTCCAGCGAGAAGCGAGTCATCGCGCGAAACGCCTTGGCCAGCATCGGCGTGAGGCTTATACAGATTGCCTCGGCGTTCGTGTTAATGCCGTTCCTCATTCGGGGCTTCGGAATCGCGGAGTATGGGGTCTTCGCGCTGGCGAGTTCGCTCTCCGTCTATGTTGGCCTTCTCGACTTCGGCGTGAACCAGACGCTCGTGAAGTACGTCGCCGAGTACAGGGCGCGAGGCGAGCATCGCAGAGTGAGCGGGCTGCTCTCCAACGGCACCGCCTACTACGTCGCGGTCGGAGTGGTCGCCGCGGGCTTGCTCGTG
Protein-coding sequences here:
- a CDS encoding glycosyltransferase family 1 protein gives rise to the protein MRIGIVPVLNRSWGGVYQYSVTLLDALAEVNSGDEFLLFIPKNHKPPSEISASPFQMVEMPESSTWLGRMWTRLPTSVRSRLAGLASPIRSKLLARRRRDSTEDTTWREWFGPFGLDLLFFTIENDISYRTGVPYVVVVHDLQHKLQPQLPEFADRAEWERREERMRNSIANATLVVVDSEVGREDVLSCYSELGIAEDAVRPLPFVPAHYVAAVVPEVELRRVRVAQDLPEMYLFYPAQFWPHKNHKRIVEALGLLAREGLRLPLVLVGSRGESALRAETFATVMQTARELGVDDLVRYLGYVGDDDMSALYAQATALVMPTFFGPTNIPILEAWRLGCPVITSDIRGVREQAGDAAVLVDPSSAQSIAEGIRRIVSSESLRTELIARGHARVSAYTIHDFARRLAGILDEAKSRVLADRPGVAPHADGGVS
- a CDS encoding glycosyltransferase family 4 protein, giving the protein MSDNLLPTRPGQSPDPTAVARREPGRRIAYLSLQAVVDGQDTWAAVTEVIKGWERLGWTVDRYFPEYPATGAPGGVGRLLEMRRVQQRLARRLRDYDAIYVRAHQIALPTAYRAAHAGVPIVQECNGPYEDLFIAYPGLRVGRVMFDAMQRWQYRHASAIVSVASGLTEWLKREAGHDRVVTIGNGANVDVFTPDASKRAGLPDRFAVFFGQFPAWQGIATLLEAVKLPSWPQQLPLVFVGDGALRPEVESAVAEMPGRVVYLGRLPYGEVAGVVAHAAVSFVPMTAPERETMFSPLKLYESMACGVPVVASDVIGISEVVTECQCGVLFPAGDANSVALGAAGILADPAAAAQMGRRAREAVVAKYSWRARSEQRARVIEEAIGR